A part of Microcoleus sp. FACHB-831 genomic DNA contains:
- a CDS encoding Crp/Fnr family transcriptional regulator, whose translation MASSTSSPLPIKNQLLASLPVDDYQRLVPHLELVSLQSGQILCHQGEVLKYAYFPHHTIISLVCMMEDGSTVEVGLVGNDGMLGVPIFLADSISIYEANVQIPSSAVRIRADVLKSEFNRGGALQSVLLRYSQALLNQVSQGAACNRLHTLEERLARWLLTVCDRLESDELPLTQEFIAQMLGTRRSGVTVAASTLQRAGMIRYARGKITILNREGLEATSCECYGAVKAEFKRLLGTTYD comes from the coding sequence ATGGCATCATCCACATCCTCCCCTCTACCGATAAAAAATCAACTGCTTGCGTCTCTGCCAGTTGACGATTACCAACGCCTTGTTCCCCACCTAGAACTCGTCTCCCTCCAATCCGGGCAGATCCTGTGCCACCAAGGCGAAGTCCTTAAATACGCCTATTTTCCCCATCACACAATAATTTCTTTGGTCTGCATGATGGAAGACGGCTCGACGGTCGAAGTCGGTTTGGTTGGCAATGATGGTATGCTGGGCGTCCCCATATTTTTAGCAGACAGCATCAGTATTTACGAAGCCAACGTGCAGATCCCAAGCAGTGCTGTGAGGATAAGAGCAGACGTGCTTAAATCGGAGTTCAATCGGGGGGGAGCGTTGCAAAGCGTGCTGCTGCGCTACTCGCAAGCACTGTTAAACCAAGTGTCGCAAGGAGCAGCCTGCAACCGCTTGCACACCCTAGAAGAGCGCCTCGCTCGCTGGTTGCTGACAGTCTGCGATCGCCTAGAATCTGACGAACTTCCGCTCACTCAGGAATTTATAGCTCAAATGCTGGGCACGCGGCGCTCCGGCGTAACTGTTGCTGCTAGCACTCTTCAGCGGGCGGGCATGATCCGCTACGCTAGGGGCAAAATCACCATCTTGAATCGCGAGGGATTGGAAGCGACATCCTGCGAGTGTTATGGAGCCGTCAAAGCCGAATTTAAGCGCTTACTTGGCACTACATACGATTAA
- a CDS encoding protein-glutamate O-methyltransferase CheR, giving the protein MSIKTSQSVAYNRPQTKAAYELEILLDYLKRSRGFDFSAYKRPGLMRWVLKRMQIVKSENFRDYINYLKLHPEEFTQLFDTLFINVTCFFRDRSVWDYLSKEIVPQIVAGKTSNEPIRVWSAGCASGEEAYSLAIVLAEALGIEQFRKRVKIYATDIDDDALNIARKATYTASKVSMIPARFLEKYFSCSANRYKFREELRGSLVFGRHNLIEDAPISGVDLVMCRNVLMYFNSEAQSEIVSRFHDVFNENCFFIIGQAERIYSRTNIFQPVDLSQRVYIKLPNPKVEINAADLEDVECIPKGKLHICASGDDTIPSLNTRSLALAPMVKPFLPRSHSTPESTIDSAEMLLLQEELKTLKQERIALKAELYATEVELRSTSEELQVMNQELQAIATELGQRNEELYQVKKLLIERDRQFPVES; this is encoded by the coding sequence ATGAGCATAAAGACATCACAATCGGTTGCCTATAACCGCCCTCAAACTAAAGCAGCTTATGAGTTAGAAATCCTTCTAGACTATCTGAAGCGAAGTCGTGGTTTTGATTTTAGTGCTTACAAGCGTCCTGGTTTGATGCGTTGGGTACTCAAAAGGATGCAGATAGTTAAAAGTGAAAATTTTAGAGATTATATAAATTATCTGAAGCTGCATCCAGAAGAATTTACCCAGCTATTCGACACTCTATTTATCAACGTTACCTGCTTTTTCCGCGATCGCTCGGTGTGGGATTACTTAAGCAAAGAAATTGTGCCTCAGATCGTTGCGGGGAAGACCTCGAACGAACCGATCCGAGTTTGGAGTGCTGGTTGTGCTAGTGGCGAGGAAGCTTACTCCTTAGCAATAGTCCTAGCCGAGGCGCTAGGTATAGAACAGTTCCGCAAGCGCGTGAAAATCTATGCCACAGATATCGATGACGATGCTCTTAACATTGCTCGTAAAGCTACTTACACTGCTAGCAAGGTTTCGATGATCCCTGCAAGGTTTTTAGAGAAGTATTTCTCTTGCAGCGCTAATAGATATAAGTTTCGTGAAGAGCTACGTGGTTCGTTGGTGTTTGGTCGGCACAATTTAATTGAGGATGCACCTATTTCTGGCGTTGACCTGGTAATGTGTCGCAACGTCTTGATGTATTTCAATAGCGAGGCTCAAAGCGAAATCGTGTCACGGTTTCACGATGTTTTCAACGAAAATTGTTTTTTCATCATAGGCCAAGCGGAGAGGATATATAGCCGTACTAATATTTTCCAACCTGTTGATTTGAGCCAACGTGTTTATATAAAGCTGCCCAACCCCAAAGTGGAGATTAATGCAGCTGATTTGGAGGACGTGGAGTGTATTCCAAAAGGCAAATTGCATATCTGCGCTAGCGGCGATGATACCATCCCCTCCTTGAACACGCGATCGCTAGCACTCGCCCCGATGGTCAAACCTTTTTTGCCGCGATCGCACTCCACGCCAGAATCAACAATAGACAGCGCCGAAATGTTACTGCTTCAAGAAGAGTTAAAAACTCTTAAACAAGAACGCATAGCTCTGAAAGCAGAGTTGTACGCGACTGAGGTGGAACTGCGCTCCACAAGCGAAGAACTACAGGTGATGAATCAGGAGTTGCAAGCGATCGCGACAGAACTGGGCCAGCGCAACGAGGAACTCTACCAGGTAAAGAAATTGTTGATTGAGCGCGATCGCCAATTTCCTGTTGAATCCTGA